The Arthrobacter sp. NicSoilC5 genome has a window encoding:
- a CDS encoding GNAT family protein encodes MRTGPIWPATLECGDLVLRPIRYRDKKEWTEVRSRNSEWLAPWEASNPDPSGGLPDYRHMVRSLNLQAAQATALPFVITEWRPGLRNPAIVGQLTVSSIVWGSAMMATLGYWVDQSRAGRGIAPTSVALVTDHCFRTLGLHRMEINIRPENGPSLRVVEKLGFRDEGYRPRFLHINGKWADHRSFALTSEEVPEGLLGPWLASRRS; translated from the coding sequence GTGCGCACAGGTCCCATCTGGCCGGCCACCCTCGAGTGCGGCGACCTGGTCCTGCGGCCCATCCGGTACCGGGACAAGAAAGAGTGGACAGAAGTCCGGTCACGGAACAGTGAGTGGCTGGCACCGTGGGAAGCCTCCAACCCGGACCCGTCCGGCGGACTTCCCGACTACCGGCACATGGTCCGCTCGCTCAACCTGCAGGCTGCACAGGCTACCGCCCTGCCCTTCGTCATCACGGAGTGGAGGCCGGGCCTGAGGAATCCGGCCATCGTGGGCCAACTGACGGTGTCTTCCATCGTCTGGGGTTCGGCCATGATGGCAACGTTGGGGTACTGGGTGGACCAATCCCGGGCGGGACGGGGGATAGCCCCCACCTCCGTGGCGCTGGTAACGGACCACTGTTTCCGTACGCTTGGCCTGCACCGGATGGAAATCAACATCCGGCCCGAGAACGGACCCAGCCTGCGGGTGGTGGAAAAGCTGGGGTTCCGGGACGAGGGGTACCGTCCCCGTTTCCTGCATATCAACGGCAAATGGGCGGACCACCGTTCGTTCGCCCTCACCTCCGAAGAGGTCCCGGAAGGCCTCCTGGGTCCGTGGCTGGCGTCGCGCCGGTCATAA
- the galU gene encoding UTP--glucose-1-phosphate uridylyltransferase GalU, protein MNTSNPRVRKAVIPAAGLGTRFLPATKAMPKEMLPVVDKPAIQYVVEEAVHVGLNDILMITGRNKRALEDHFDRVPSLESTLEDKGDTEKLASIQAASQLGDIHYVRQGDPHGLGHAVLRAKQHVGDEAFAVLLGDDLIDARDELLSTMIDVQAKTGGSVVALIEVEPSQISAYGCADVQAIDGEDYVRVNRLVEKPSPEEAPSNLALIGRYVLHPAVFEVLEHTEPGRGGEIQLTDALQELASGDGEGHGVYGVVFRGRRYDTGDKLSYLKACVQLAIDSDDLGPGLREWLPGFTAGLSR, encoded by the coding sequence GTGAACACCAGTAATCCCAGAGTCCGCAAAGCCGTCATTCCCGCAGCGGGCCTGGGCACCAGGTTCCTGCCAGCCACCAAGGCCATGCCCAAGGAAATGCTTCCCGTCGTGGACAAGCCTGCCATCCAGTATGTGGTGGAGGAAGCCGTCCATGTGGGCCTCAACGACATCCTGATGATTACCGGCCGCAACAAGCGGGCCCTCGAAGACCACTTCGACAGGGTGCCGTCCCTCGAATCGACCCTTGAGGACAAGGGCGATACGGAAAAGCTTGCGTCCATCCAGGCCGCCAGCCAGCTGGGTGACATCCACTACGTCCGGCAGGGCGATCCCCATGGCTTGGGCCATGCCGTGCTCCGGGCGAAGCAGCATGTTGGCGATGAAGCCTTCGCCGTGCTGCTGGGCGACGACCTCATCGATGCCCGCGACGAACTCCTCAGCACCATGATCGACGTGCAGGCGAAAACCGGAGGGTCCGTCGTCGCCCTCATTGAGGTGGAACCCTCCCAGATCAGCGCCTACGGCTGCGCCGACGTCCAGGCCATCGACGGCGAGGACTATGTCCGCGTCAACCGGCTCGTCGAGAAGCCCTCGCCCGAGGAAGCACCGTCCAACCTGGCGCTGATCGGGCGGTATGTCCTGCACCCCGCCGTGTTCGAAGTCCTCGAGCACACGGAGCCGGGCCGCGGAGGCGAAATCCAGCTGACGGATGCCCTGCAGGAACTCGCCTCCGGTGACGGCGAGGGACATGGCGTGTATGGCGTGGTGTTCCGGGGCCGCCGTTACGATACCGGCGACAAGCTCAGCTACCTCAAGGCCTGCGTCCAGCTGGCCATCGACAGCGATGACCTGGGGCCCGGCCTGCGGGAATGGCTGCCGGGCTTCACCGCCGGCCTCTCCCGGTAG
- a CDS encoding 5-formyltetrahydrofolate cyclo-ligase, translated as MLQETNAVKDGIRAIHRQRRAGLTPAQLEAAGQALATHGDAWAGSVTEGRPGIACVYLGVGQEPPTLPLIKALHRSGHQVLLPVCEPARELSWVFWTPDTGFERSRYAPILEPTGHRHGPETAGDAAVLFIPATAVDLAGNRIGQGGGYYDKFLGHLATAGKEIPLAAVIYDDELLPAGRIPAEEFDRPVPAVLVPSGYRPLAGGA; from the coding sequence ATGCTGCAGGAGACAAACGCCGTCAAGGACGGGATCCGGGCTATCCACCGGCAGCGGCGGGCAGGCCTGACGCCGGCGCAACTGGAAGCTGCCGGCCAGGCCCTGGCCACCCATGGGGACGCCTGGGCTGGATCGGTGACGGAAGGCCGTCCCGGGATAGCATGCGTATACCTTGGCGTGGGTCAGGAACCACCTACCCTCCCGCTGATCAAAGCCCTGCACCGCAGCGGCCACCAGGTCCTGCTTCCGGTGTGCGAACCGGCCAGGGAGTTGAGCTGGGTGTTCTGGACTCCGGACACCGGCTTCGAGCGCAGCAGGTACGCGCCCATCCTGGAACCCACGGGGCACCGGCACGGGCCCGAAACCGCCGGCGACGCCGCTGTGCTTTTCATTCCCGCCACAGCCGTGGACCTGGCCGGCAACAGGATTGGCCAGGGCGGCGGCTACTACGACAAATTCCTGGGGCACCTCGCTACGGCCGGGAAGGAAATCCCGCTGGCCGCTGTTATCTACGACGATGAATTGCTGCCCGCCGGACGGATCCCGGCCGAGGAGTTCGACCGTCCAGTCCCGGCCGTCCTGGTCCCTTCCGGGTACCGGCCCCTGGCGGGCGGCGCCTGA
- a CDS encoding FmdB family zinc ribbon protein, protein MPTYAYACKDCGHAFDIVQSFSDSSLTSCPECEGTLRKKFNSVGVVFKGSGFYRTDSRDSKGSSVSAAPAAAPAAPAPAAAAS, encoded by the coding sequence GTGCCAACATATGCTTACGCCTGCAAGGATTGCGGCCACGCCTTCGACATCGTCCAGTCGTTCTCGGACAGCAGCCTGACGTCCTGCCCTGAATGCGAAGGCACGCTGCGCAAGAAGTTCAACAGCGTCGGTGTCGTCTTCAAGGGCTCCGGCTTCTACCGCACGGACTCCCGCGATTCCAAGGGCAGCTCCGTTTCCGCCGCGCCTGCTGCCGCCCCCGCCGCGCCGGCGCCCGCAGCCGCCGCGAGCTAA
- a CDS encoding RcpC/CpaB family pilus assembly protein produces MPLLPRRRAALRYSSGPAGAARSPRNRPLPARVAAWLSRNRRLAAALLLCAAAAIAVQQLTPAPLSTATALAAARDLPAGTAVTDADVVRVQVPPGMVADGFLRDDAAATGKQLAAPMRKGQLLSDAQLVGPGLLAGTPPGSAAVPLRMADASSIQLVSPGQLVNVVLTSANGFDQQGPSEVLASAVPVLWTSNKGGQSGQWLGTTETDGLIVVAATAEQASRLAGASTHGRLFFVLVGPP; encoded by the coding sequence ATGCCCCTTCTTCCCCGCCGCCGTGCCGCCCTCCGGTATTCTTCGGGCCCCGCAGGCGCTGCCCGCAGTCCAAGGAACCGCCCCCTGCCCGCGCGTGTTGCCGCCTGGTTGAGCCGGAACCGCCGGCTCGCCGCTGCACTGTTGCTGTGCGCAGCTGCCGCCATCGCCGTCCAGCAGCTCACTCCTGCCCCGCTCTCCACCGCCACCGCACTGGCCGCAGCTCGGGATCTTCCTGCCGGGACCGCCGTGACGGACGCGGACGTGGTCCGAGTCCAGGTGCCCCCTGGCATGGTGGCCGACGGCTTCCTCCGGGATGACGCCGCCGCCACCGGCAAACAGCTCGCCGCACCGATGCGCAAGGGCCAGCTCCTCAGCGATGCCCAGCTGGTGGGTCCCGGGCTCCTGGCAGGTACACCGCCCGGTTCAGCCGCAGTTCCACTGCGGATGGCGGATGCCTCGTCGATTCAGCTGGTCTCCCCCGGCCAACTGGTCAACGTTGTGCTCACATCGGCCAACGGGTTCGACCAGCAAGGGCCGTCGGAGGTACTGGCGTCGGCCGTCCCCGTGCTCTGGACCTCCAACAAGGGCGGCCAGAGCGGCCAGTGGCTGGGCACCACGGAGACCGACGGTCTGATCGTGGTGGCAGCCACCGCCGAACAAGCATCACGCCTGGCCGGAGCGTCAACCCATGGCCGGCTGTTCTTCGTCCTGGTCGGCCCGCCGTAA
- a CDS encoding DUF4011 domain-containing protein, translating to MPVWSRASRANAEKKAEVSVGQGHPEGSEELRKWLSGLKPVTGADTMLRFTKTPEGSIDLTSAHPSGLAQLMAGRRTRLSTLIRDRQQYVVAARASRNIRSKIFELANDRGIDAGYLSAGTVVWTSAVGGKPQRVSAPVMLTAISLTVRPGEDDFELQLTEQAQINPALVRHLKNIHGIVFDVNAVTRLAYSTARFDPQPVLDRLATLIRPIHGAETQHNLLVSTFADLSGNLDDPWINDSHPIVSALATAAGGEVVDVEEPDPSRFPHLDNRHPKDELLLLDADTDQQYVVDAARAGDSLVVSSPPGTGQTQTAINTIGALVDAGKTVLVVGDRRASLNEVSGHLESLGLESILFQLTGNVTAQQLKGQLVRAIVRNEKSLEPQLGNLHATLTEHRHALMDHVASLHNVRERWGCSPYQAMQSLAELTSIHPAPATTVRLKRSVLDSIRDREELAGRLRRAAELGSFSKAATTSPWHGARLLTRKETEEAQDLVRSVAKSLPVLRDRMDAVAEHAEIRLGESFAEWGEQLELLVAVRGSLDKFTPDIFDRPVTDLISATAPSAWRRERGIELTAMQRSRLRRVAKEYVRPGVHIADLHSSLVLVQEQRALWAGYATTQRHPAVPSGLAEMNAMYRSLDQELAQLGEALQHTEDGGALATVPYAQLMDRLDRLVADTDTLKTLPERTLLIENMREHGLGELLADLAEREVPEGSVAAELELAWWQSALEAMISGDDYLAMSDGDALRQLEAEYRLADNAHIASGAARLRWDLAERWRTAIAAQPRQADLLRSLLKDGRVSLPSLTAQAPELIGTLVPVWSVSPYLMTGLLPAEQHFDAVVILDAEATSLQAVLPSIARARQVIAFGDPRIATPRTFTVGVERLAPGESAHHRVESAFTALSAVLPVWRLNVVYRAVDEDLVLQLSKNFYDGGLRRLPEGQSATGLDRSLLVEYLPDGTGLPSADHEGVESVVAEVNRVVELVFEHARLRPRTSLAVVTASLRHAARIGESIRLQLSNQPGLAGFFGAGPESFRVVDLERAQGLVRDHVIFSPGFGRTPHGRALHNFGPLSAEGGREKFALAMTRARRSLHVLTCFRPEDLDHTRLTHGAVDLYALLDREISGNTDLGTPASRAAASEQALGADPLVADLGDRLRARGARVWHQYDGAIDVVAAADPLNTMGQEDSDIPRPVAIESDGTAQYRTMSVRERSRLRPQLLERLGWRYMPLWTIEVFTDPSSCADRIAGYLGLEKMVLPGRAHQSAGFLDDDVDQALNGIDAAPSAGVSYLPGDRGAGRTGDSGHQEAGSMTEEKKPAHGRLEEDGREEDMRQDELQDGQAETVTGGDVPAGPAETAPAPRTVTGGTEEILPSKAAEDDARSWGDREDDHDTWLKEQKPPHWG from the coding sequence ATGCCGGTATGGTCCAGGGCGTCACGTGCAAACGCAGAAAAGAAGGCAGAAGTGTCAGTTGGTCAAGGCCACCCGGAAGGCTCGGAAGAGCTTCGTAAATGGCTGTCCGGGCTCAAACCCGTCACCGGCGCGGACACAATGCTCCGCTTCACCAAGACGCCGGAAGGTTCCATCGACCTCACCTCGGCCCACCCCTCGGGCCTTGCCCAGCTCATGGCCGGGCGCCGCACACGCCTGTCCACCCTGATCCGTGACCGCCAGCAGTATGTGGTGGCCGCGAGGGCGTCACGCAACATCCGGTCAAAGATCTTCGAACTCGCTAACGACCGCGGCATCGACGCCGGATACCTGTCGGCGGGCACCGTGGTGTGGACATCCGCCGTCGGGGGCAAACCCCAGCGCGTGTCAGCCCCGGTCATGCTGACCGCCATCTCCCTGACGGTGCGCCCCGGGGAGGATGACTTCGAACTGCAGCTGACCGAACAGGCGCAGATCAACCCCGCCCTGGTTCGGCACCTGAAAAACATCCACGGGATCGTGTTCGACGTCAACGCCGTGACCCGCCTGGCCTACAGCACCGCGCGGTTCGACCCCCAGCCCGTCCTGGACCGGCTGGCCACCCTGATCCGGCCCATCCACGGCGCTGAAACCCAGCACAACCTGCTGGTCTCCACCTTTGCGGACCTCTCCGGCAACCTCGACGACCCCTGGATCAACGATTCCCACCCCATCGTCTCTGCGCTGGCCACCGCCGCCGGAGGCGAAGTGGTGGACGTCGAGGAACCGGACCCGTCCCGCTTCCCGCACCTGGACAACAGGCACCCCAAGGACGAGCTGCTGCTGCTGGATGCCGACACGGACCAGCAGTACGTGGTTGATGCTGCCCGCGCCGGGGACTCCCTGGTGGTCAGCAGCCCGCCCGGGACCGGCCAGACCCAGACGGCCATCAACACCATCGGCGCCCTGGTGGATGCCGGCAAGACCGTGCTGGTGGTGGGCGATCGCCGCGCCAGCCTGAACGAGGTTTCCGGGCACCTGGAGTCGTTGGGCCTGGAGTCCATCCTCTTCCAACTGACCGGGAACGTCACCGCCCAACAGCTGAAAGGCCAGCTGGTCCGGGCGATCGTCCGCAATGAAAAGTCCCTGGAACCCCAGCTGGGGAACCTGCACGCCACCCTGACCGAACACCGGCACGCCCTCATGGACCACGTGGCATCGCTCCACAACGTCCGCGAGAGGTGGGGCTGCTCGCCGTACCAGGCCATGCAGTCACTCGCTGAGCTCACCTCGATCCATCCTGCCCCGGCCACCACCGTCCGGCTCAAGCGCAGCGTCCTGGACAGCATCCGGGACCGTGAGGAGCTGGCGGGCAGGCTGCGGCGCGCCGCGGAACTGGGCAGCTTCAGCAAGGCGGCCACCACCAGCCCCTGGCACGGCGCCCGGCTGCTGACCCGGAAGGAAACCGAGGAAGCCCAGGACCTGGTCCGCTCGGTGGCCAAGAGCCTCCCCGTCCTGCGCGACCGCATGGACGCCGTTGCCGAGCACGCCGAGATCCGCCTGGGCGAGTCCTTCGCGGAGTGGGGAGAGCAGCTGGAACTGCTGGTTGCCGTCCGCGGCAGCCTGGACAAGTTCACTCCGGACATCTTCGACCGGCCCGTGACAGACCTGATTTCCGCCACGGCGCCGTCCGCGTGGCGGCGGGAGCGCGGCATCGAGCTGACCGCCATGCAGCGCTCCAGGCTGCGCAGGGTGGCCAAGGAATACGTGCGCCCGGGCGTCCACATCGCGGACCTGCACTCGTCCCTGGTGCTGGTCCAGGAACAGCGTGCCCTCTGGGCTGGCTACGCCACCACGCAGCGCCATCCCGCTGTTCCCTCCGGCCTGGCCGAAATGAACGCCATGTACCGGTCACTGGACCAGGAGCTGGCACAGCTGGGCGAGGCGCTGCAGCACACCGAAGATGGCGGGGCTTTGGCCACGGTGCCCTACGCGCAGCTGATGGACCGGCTGGACCGCCTGGTGGCGGACACCGATACGCTCAAGACGCTGCCCGAACGCACACTCCTCATTGAGAACATGCGCGAACATGGCCTGGGTGAACTCCTGGCCGATCTCGCAGAACGGGAAGTTCCGGAAGGATCCGTCGCCGCGGAGCTGGAGCTGGCGTGGTGGCAGTCCGCGCTTGAGGCAATGATCAGCGGCGACGACTACCTGGCGATGTCCGACGGCGACGCCCTGCGCCAGCTGGAAGCGGAGTACCGGCTGGCCGACAATGCCCACATTGCCAGCGGCGCCGCCCGTCTGCGGTGGGACCTCGCGGAACGGTGGCGGACAGCCATCGCTGCCCAGCCGCGCCAGGCAGACCTGCTCCGCAGCCTGCTCAAGGACGGCCGGGTGTCCCTGCCTTCCCTCACCGCCCAGGCACCTGAGCTGATCGGCACACTCGTCCCGGTCTGGTCCGTCAGCCCGTACCTGATGACGGGCCTGCTCCCGGCAGAACAGCACTTCGACGCCGTCGTGATCCTCGACGCGGAGGCCACCTCCCTGCAGGCCGTCCTGCCGTCGATTGCCCGGGCACGGCAGGTGATCGCCTTCGGCGACCCGCGCATTGCCACGCCCCGGACGTTCACGGTTGGGGTGGAGCGGCTTGCACCCGGCGAGTCTGCCCACCACCGCGTCGAGAGCGCTTTTACCGCGCTCTCCGCAGTGCTGCCGGTGTGGCGCCTCAACGTGGTGTACCGCGCAGTGGACGAGGACCTGGTCCTGCAGCTCAGTAAGAACTTTTACGACGGCGGCCTGCGCCGGCTGCCCGAGGGCCAGTCGGCCACGGGGCTGGACCGGTCCCTGCTGGTGGAATACCTGCCGGACGGCACCGGCCTTCCCAGTGCCGACCACGAAGGCGTGGAGTCCGTGGTTGCCGAGGTCAACCGCGTAGTGGAGCTGGTCTTCGAGCACGCCCGCCTGCGTCCGCGGACCTCCCTCGCCGTAGTCACCGCCAGCCTGCGCCACGCCGCGAGGATTGGCGAGTCCATCCGGCTCCAGCTGTCCAACCAGCCGGGCCTGGCCGGATTCTTCGGCGCCGGCCCGGAGTCCTTCCGCGTGGTGGACCTGGAACGTGCCCAGGGCCTGGTCCGCGACCATGTCATTTTCTCGCCGGGATTCGGGCGGACCCCGCACGGCCGTGCCCTCCACAACTTCGGGCCGCTGTCCGCTGAAGGCGGCCGGGAGAAGTTTGCCCTGGCCATGACCCGGGCCCGGCGTTCCCTGCACGTACTTACGTGCTTCCGGCCCGAGGACCTGGACCACACCCGGCTTACCCACGGGGCGGTGGACCTGTACGCGCTGCTGGACCGGGAAATTTCCGGCAACACGGATCTTGGCACCCCCGCGTCCCGCGCCGCCGCCAGCGAACAGGCGCTGGGCGCGGACCCGTTGGTGGCGGATCTCGGTGACCGGCTGCGTGCCCGGGGCGCCAGGGTCTGGCACCAATACGACGGGGCAATCGATGTAGTGGCAGCCGCCGACCCCCTGAATACCATGGGCCAGGAGGACTCCGACATCCCGCGGCCGGTGGCCATCGAGTCCGACGGCACTGCGCAGTACCGCACCATGAGCGTGCGGGAACGCAGCAGGCTGCGTCCCCAACTGCTGGAACGCCTTGGCTGGCGGTACATGCCGCTGTGGACCATCGAAGTGTTCACGGACCCGTCGTCCTGCGCAGACCGCATTGCCGGCTATCTGGGCCTGGAAAAGATGGTGCTGCCGGGCAGGGCCCACCAGTCTGCGGGCTTCCTTGACGACGACGTTGACCAGGCGCTCAATGGAATTGACGCCGCGCCGTCCGCCGGAGTTTCCTACCTGCCCGGGGATCGCGGCGCAGGCCGGACCGGTGACAGCGGACACCAGGAAGCGGGATCCATGACCGAGGAAAAGAAACCTGCACACGGCAGGCTTGAGGAAGACGGCCGCGAGGAAGACATGCGCCAGGATGAGCTCCAGGACGGGCAGGCAGAAACAGTAACCGGCGGGGACGTTCCTGCAGGCCCGGCCGAAACGGCACCGGCGCCCCGGACAGTAACAGGCGGCACTGAAGAGATCCTCCCGAGCAAGGCCGCAGAGGATGACGCCCGCAGCTGGGGTGACCGGGAGGATGACCACGACACGTGGTTGAAGGAACAGAAGCCGCCGCACTGGGGCTGA
- the guaA gene encoding glutamine-hydrolyzing GMP synthase — MTTPTASQTSQKPVLVVDYGAQYAQLIARRVREANVYSEVVPHTYSTEQLLAKNPAAIILSGGPSSVYADGAPSVGADLFEAGVPVFGICYGFQAMANALGGKVDKTGLREYGSTETTILGDGRSVLEGMPQHQKTWMSHGDSVHEAPAGFDVLATTAGAEVAAFANEEKGLFGVQWHPEVKHSAYGQQVLENFLFKGAKLEPNWTTGNILEEQVERIRQQVGDARVICGLSGGVDSAVAAALVQRAVGDQLTCVFVDHGLLREGEAEQVERDFVAATGVKLYVANEQERFLSALAGVSDPETKRKIIGREFIRAFEEAELAIIAEAAAHGEKIKFLVQGTLYPDVVESGGGEGAANIKSHHNVGGLPEDLQFELVEPLRALFKDEVRAVGAQLGLPQEIVGRQPFPGPGLGIRIVGEVTKERLDLLRRADAIARAELTAAGLDNEVWQMPVVLLADVRSVGVMGDGRTYGHPIVLRPVSSEDAMTADWSRLPYDLLARISSRITNEVDGVNRVVLDVTSKPPGTIEWE; from the coding sequence GTGACTACTCCCACTGCATCCCAGACTTCCCAGAAGCCGGTGCTGGTTGTTGATTACGGTGCCCAGTACGCGCAGCTGATTGCCCGCCGCGTCAGGGAAGCGAATGTGTATTCGGAAGTGGTTCCGCATACCTACTCCACCGAGCAGCTCCTGGCCAAGAACCCTGCCGCCATCATCCTCTCCGGTGGCCCCTCCAGCGTCTATGCCGACGGCGCCCCCAGCGTGGGTGCCGACCTCTTCGAAGCCGGCGTCCCCGTCTTTGGGATCTGCTACGGGTTCCAGGCCATGGCCAACGCCCTGGGCGGCAAGGTGGACAAGACCGGCCTGCGGGAGTACGGATCCACGGAAACCACCATCCTCGGTGACGGCCGCTCGGTGCTTGAGGGCATGCCCCAGCACCAGAAGACCTGGATGAGCCACGGCGACTCCGTGCACGAAGCCCCTGCAGGCTTCGATGTCCTCGCCACGACGGCAGGCGCCGAAGTAGCAGCCTTCGCCAACGAGGAAAAGGGCCTCTTCGGCGTGCAGTGGCACCCTGAGGTCAAGCATTCCGCCTACGGCCAGCAGGTGCTCGAGAACTTCCTGTTCAAGGGCGCAAAGCTGGAGCCCAACTGGACCACGGGCAACATCCTGGAAGAACAGGTGGAGCGCATCCGCCAGCAGGTAGGGGATGCCCGCGTTATCTGCGGCCTCTCCGGCGGCGTCGATTCGGCCGTGGCCGCAGCCCTGGTCCAGCGCGCCGTGGGCGACCAGCTCACCTGCGTGTTCGTGGACCACGGACTGCTGCGTGAAGGCGAAGCGGAACAGGTTGAACGCGACTTCGTGGCCGCAACCGGCGTGAAGCTGTACGTGGCCAACGAACAGGAACGCTTCCTCTCGGCCCTGGCCGGTGTCAGCGATCCCGAAACCAAGCGCAAGATCATCGGCCGGGAATTCATCCGCGCCTTCGAAGAAGCCGAACTGGCCATCATCGCCGAGGCCGCAGCCCACGGCGAGAAGATCAAGTTCCTGGTCCAGGGCACCCTGTACCCGGACGTCGTCGAATCCGGCGGCGGCGAAGGTGCAGCCAACATCAAGAGCCACCACAACGTGGGCGGCCTCCCCGAGGACCTGCAGTTCGAGCTCGTTGAGCCGCTGCGCGCCCTGTTCAAGGACGAGGTCCGTGCCGTCGGCGCCCAGCTCGGCCTGCCGCAGGAAATCGTCGGCCGCCAGCCCTTCCCGGGCCCCGGCCTGGGCATCCGGATCGTCGGCGAGGTCACCAAGGAGCGGCTGGACCTGCTGCGCAGGGCGGACGCCATCGCGCGTGCCGAGCTGACCGCGGCCGGGCTGGACAACGAGGTATGGCAGATGCCCGTGGTCCTGCTCGCAGACGTCCGCAGCGTCGGCGTCATGGGCGACGGCCGCACCTACGGCCACCCCATCGTGCTCCGTCCGGTCTCCTCGGAAGACGCCATGACTGCCGACTGGTCGCGCCTGCCGTACGACCTGCTGGCACGGATCTCCAGCCGGATCACCAACGAGGTGGACGGCGTCAACCGGGTGGTGCTGGACGTCACCAGCAAGCCGCCGGGAACCATCGAGTGGGAATAG
- a CDS encoding DUF3817 domain-containing protein gives MIDPKPATPSSQASGQTSGKKRRFGGTEAQIRSALKFYKVMAYLTGTMLLLLCAELVARYGFGQYLFAGGTNAVTGQPFGFGFADAEPPGVLNGMNVSVTVLIVHGWMYVVYLISNFRLWSLMRWPFLKLVLLALGGVVPFLSFIVEKKFHAEVEAELAANPQAPQRY, from the coding sequence ATGATTGATCCGAAACCGGCCACCCCCTCATCGCAGGCTTCCGGCCAGACCTCCGGGAAGAAGCGCCGTTTCGGCGGTACCGAGGCGCAGATCCGGTCCGCCCTGAAGTTCTACAAGGTCATGGCCTACCTCACCGGCACCATGCTCCTGCTGCTGTGTGCGGAACTGGTGGCACGGTACGGCTTCGGGCAGTACCTGTTCGCCGGCGGAACCAACGCGGTGACCGGCCAGCCGTTCGGCTTCGGATTCGCCGACGCGGAACCGCCGGGGGTGCTCAACGGCATGAACGTCTCCGTCACCGTGCTGATCGTGCACGGCTGGATGTACGTTGTGTACCTGATCTCCAACTTCCGGCTGTGGTCCCTGATGCGCTGGCCCTTCCTGAAACTGGTGCTGCTGGCACTGGGCGGCGTCGTGCCGTTCCTGTCCTTCATCGTGGAGAAGAAATTCCACGCAGAGGTGGAAGCCGAGCTTGCCGCCAATCCGCAGGCTCCCCAGCGCTACTGA
- a CDS encoding SURF1 family protein, translating to MWKTALKPRWIAGFIFAIALSGVFVLLSQWQFGRSTQPEVPVNPATEQVQPLTGTLQPGEFFHGSVADQMVTAQGTYSPDKQVLVPGRLHDGKTGYWVVSAFAVNGAPALTGAGASPQTWIPVARGWVAQPGDAAAPPSGLVELTGRLLPSEAPVAGKAPKSGEASAVSVAELINYWEVSSYPGFVSATAEVVGGQDVSAAAVPGNLLPLDIGPQPPAQHINWLNLFYSIEWVVFAGFALFIWWRLVKDDYHRDLEEALDDAGDDGDGHDENQQLPQQAEQHQQPEQHQQKVQP from the coding sequence GTGTGGAAAACTGCCCTTAAGCCCCGATGGATCGCAGGCTTTATCTTCGCGATCGCTCTCTCCGGGGTCTTCGTGCTGTTGAGCCAGTGGCAATTCGGCCGCTCCACCCAGCCCGAGGTGCCGGTCAATCCCGCCACCGAACAGGTCCAGCCGCTTACCGGCACCCTGCAGCCGGGTGAGTTCTTCCACGGCAGTGTTGCCGACCAGATGGTCACTGCCCAGGGGACGTACAGTCCCGACAAGCAGGTCCTGGTCCCCGGGAGGCTCCACGACGGCAAAACCGGCTACTGGGTTGTTTCAGCCTTCGCCGTTAACGGTGCCCCCGCCCTGACCGGAGCAGGTGCCTCACCACAGACGTGGATCCCGGTGGCACGCGGGTGGGTCGCCCAGCCCGGGGACGCGGCAGCACCGCCGTCGGGCCTTGTTGAGCTGACCGGCCGGCTGCTGCCGTCCGAAGCGCCGGTGGCGGGGAAAGCTCCTAAATCGGGGGAGGCCTCCGCCGTCTCCGTGGCGGAGCTCATCAACTACTGGGAGGTCAGCAGCTACCCAGGTTTCGTGTCTGCCACCGCGGAAGTGGTGGGGGGCCAGGACGTCAGCGCTGCCGCGGTTCCGGGGAACCTCCTTCCACTGGACATCGGTCCGCAGCCGCCGGCGCAGCACATCAACTGGCTCAACCTCTTCTACTCCATCGAGTGGGTTGTCTTCGCCGGGTTCGCCCTCTTCATCTGGTGGCGGCTGGTCAAGGACGACTACCACCGGGACCTGGAGGAGGCCCTTGACGACGCCGGGGACGACGGTGACGGGCACGACGAAAACCAACAGCTTCCACAGCAGGCCGAACAGCACCAGCAGCCTGAACAGCACCAGCAGAAGGTACAGCCATGA
- a CDS encoding PTS sugar transporter subunit IIA, with protein MAEPLDPYDAHLTTADMVILEMEAKDKTDATNQLAERLHAAGRISDLDGFLKNVNAREHQLATGLPGGIGLPHARSEFVSQTSIAVGITKYGHALDFGAADGPATVILLIATPASSFSDHLEVLATLARSLSKESFRESLRRAYDAEVIAELINSSLVFFDH; from the coding sequence TTGGCGGAACCACTGGACCCGTATGACGCCCACCTGACCACCGCCGACATGGTGATCCTGGAAATGGAGGCGAAGGACAAGACCGACGCCACCAACCAGCTGGCAGAGCGGCTCCACGCCGCAGGGCGGATCTCGGATCTTGACGGGTTCCTGAAAAACGTCAATGCCCGGGAGCACCAGCTGGCCACGGGGCTCCCGGGCGGCATCGGACTGCCGCATGCCCGCAGCGAATTCGTGTCCCAGACCTCCATCGCCGTCGGCATCACCAAGTACGGCCACGCCCTGGACTTCGGTGCAGCCGACGGTCCAGCCACGGTCATCCTGCTGATTGCCACCCCGGCGAGCTCTTTCTCCGACCACCTGGAAGTTTTGGCCACCCTGGCCCGGTCACTCTCCAAGGAATCATTCCGCGAGTCGCTGCGGCGTGCCTATGACGCCGAAGTAATCGCCGAGCTCATCAACTCCAGCCTGGTGTTCTTCGACCACTAG